In Thermococcus thioreducens, a genomic segment contains:
- the glpK gene encoding glycerol kinase GlpK, translating into MSGEKFILSLDEGTTSARAIIFDREGDIKGIGQYEFPQHYPKPGWVEHDPEEIWSAQIRAIKTALERENVEPSQIAAIGVTNQRETTIVWDKTGKPLYNAIVWQCRRTAEMVEEIKREYGDVIKEKTGLVPDAYFSASKLKWLLDNVPGLREKAERGEVLFGTVDTFLIYRLTGEHVTDYSNASRTMLFNIKKLDWDDELLEMFDVPSEVLPEVRESSEIYGYTKRELLGREIPVSGDAGDQQAALFGQAGFETGMVKATYGTGSFILANTGKTVRYSSNLLTTIAWGLDGRVTYALEGSVFVTGAAVHWLRDGIRIIKHASETEELARRLESNEGLYFVPAFVGLGAPYWDQFARGLIIGITRGTGREHLARATLEAIAYLTRDVIEEMEKLVGIKELRVDGGATANDFLMQFQADILDRRVVRPVVKETTALGAAYLAGLAVDYWESLKEIQNLWKAEKIFEPTMDKETREKLYHGWKEAVKRALGWAKVVEA; encoded by the coding sequence ATGAGTGGAGAAAAGTTCATCCTTTCTCTCGACGAGGGGACAACCTCCGCGAGGGCAATAATTTTTGACAGGGAAGGGGACATCAAGGGGATCGGCCAGTACGAGTTTCCACAGCACTATCCAAAACCGGGCTGGGTCGAGCACGACCCGGAAGAGATATGGAGCGCTCAAATAAGGGCAATAAAAACTGCTCTGGAAAGGGAAAACGTGGAACCAAGCCAGATCGCTGCCATAGGAGTTACGAACCAACGCGAGACAACCATAGTATGGGACAAAACAGGCAAACCTCTGTACAACGCCATAGTCTGGCAGTGCAGAAGGACTGCAGAGATGGTGGAAGAGATAAAACGCGAATACGGCGACGTTATCAAGGAAAAGACCGGTCTCGTGCCAGATGCATACTTTTCAGCGTCAAAGCTGAAGTGGCTCCTCGACAACGTTCCTGGACTTAGGGAAAAAGCCGAGAGGGGCGAGGTGCTCTTTGGAACGGTCGATACGTTCCTCATCTACCGCCTTACCGGAGAGCACGTGACCGATTATTCAAACGCCTCAAGAACGATGCTCTTCAACATCAAAAAACTGGACTGGGACGATGAGCTGCTTGAGATGTTTGATGTTCCATCGGAGGTTTTGCCCGAAGTCAGGGAATCGAGCGAGATTTACGGGTACACAAAGAGGGAACTCCTTGGAAGAGAAATACCCGTCAGCGGCGATGCAGGCGACCAGCAGGCCGCTTTATTTGGTCAGGCAGGCTTTGAGACCGGAATGGTTAAGGCCACCTACGGGACGGGAAGCTTCATCTTAGCCAACACCGGCAAAACCGTCCGCTATTCCAGTAACCTGCTAACAACCATCGCCTGGGGACTCGATGGAAGGGTTACCTACGCCCTCGAAGGGAGCGTATTCGTAACCGGCGCCGCTGTCCATTGGCTCCGTGATGGAATCAGGATAATTAAGCATGCCTCTGAAACGGAAGAACTCGCAAGAAGGCTTGAGAGCAACGAGGGGCTCTACTTCGTTCCAGCATTTGTGGGCCTTGGAGCGCCTTACTGGGATCAGTTCGCGAGGGGATTAATAATCGGGATAACGCGCGGAACGGGCAGGGAACACCTCGCGAGGGCAACGCTTGAGGCAATAGCATACCTAACACGCGATGTTATTGAGGAGATGGAGAAGCTGGTCGGCATAAAGGAGCTGAGGGTTGATGGAGGGGCAACTGCCAACGACTTCCTGATGCAGTTCCAGGCTGACATATTGGACAGACGTGTCGTAAGACCGGTGGTGAAAGAGACCACCGCGTTGGGGGCGGCATATCTGGCCGGTTTGGCCGTTGATTACTGGGAGAGCCTCAAGGAGATACAGAACCTCTGGAAGGCGGAGAAGATATTCGAGCCAACTATGGATAAAGAAACAAGGGAGAAACTCTACCACGGATGGAAAGAGGCAGTAAAGAGAGCACTTGGGTGGGCAAAGGTAGTGGAAGCCTGA